The nucleotide sequence TGTCATCAGAGTTGCGATATCAGGAGGCCAGACGAATAATTCCTTCTGTTTTTCCCAGAGATATTTCGTTGACTCTGCATTGTACTTTCGTTTTTCCTCGTTGATCTGCTTGAGGGCAGTCGACCAGGTCTGATTCGGAGGATTCGGGGGAACCTGCGCATCGGTGAAGGCCTGATCGATTGAGGATTTTCGCTCTTCAATTTCTTTTGCCAGGCTGCCGGTTGCCATACTCCAGCCAATCACAGGCAGAAGTAATGCGATGAACAGGATGATCCAGAATTTATGAACAATCAGAGGTTTTAATTTGTCCATGGGTTTGTCCTCATTTTCTCCGAAGAGATCAAATACTTTTATGTTTTCAGGTACTGACTAGCTTCTCTTTGACTTTTGACTCTCAATGTATTGCCGTTCGACTCAACCAGCTTCCGCAGTGGCTTCTTCCCCTTCTGTGGCAGGGGCATCTGGTGGGGTTTCCTGACGTTCCAGAACAGGAATGGGTTTCCAGATAAATTCGAGCGTGAATTGAGTACGCTGCAGATTAATCGGTTTCACTTCTTTTTCAGGTCGATTATTGCCGATGCGAGGACGACCGACGCCTCCGCCCAGTCCGCCGGCAAAAGAAGCTTCGTCATTAGCGAGACCAACTCCACCACCTCCTAAGCCACCAAATCCGCCTGATCGACCGGCGAACCGCCCTTCTCCCCCATGCCGAGTGCCGCGGGGACGGCCATTGGGATAGAATTCAAAGGGTTCACGATTGTCTTTCAGAATGACCGGATGTGTGATCCCCATTTTCCGAACATCAACGGGATTAGAACCCGGGTTTTTGACAGTCCATGACTGCAGATTTTTCAGCAGAGTCTCGTGGACATACAGAACACCGACATCTGTAGTTGGTTTGGATTCATCGTTGTGATAATGCACCCCATTTAAAGTGAAGACATACCCTTCGCCTTCCGGGGGAGTGTCCTGATCAATTTTGGGAAGCAATGACTTTGCCTGTGGAGAGAGCCCCTGGAACCAGGTGCCCAGATCCTTTTCATGTCTGACTGTAATACCGGGAAGTTTAATCCGGTTTCGTTTTTCAATCTGTTCGTTATCAATTTCATCGCCGACATCGCGCGGCAGGCATTCGTCAATGGCTTTGTAAATTTCCAGCCAGTCAGCACGACTGTCCATATTCCAGACAAGTTTATTACCCTGTTCGATCAGGCTGGTGTATTCCGTCTCTTCACCTTTGTAAGCGGAATCATAGCCGCCGACCTGTTGTTTCAGGTTTTTGACTTTTGTTTCAACTGCACCAAATCGGTCCTGGCTGACGGAGTTGGCCACATTGCTGTACCCGACTGCGGAGATACACAGGCCGATCATCAGGGCAGCCGCTGCCACCACTGCCCAAGGCTTTTTGCGACGGATTTTACGGGCCGTTGCAATTTCGGGAGGCAGCAGAGTGGTACGAATGGTTGTCTGCTGCAGCGCCTGCAATGCGATTCCGTAAGGCACGGTAAACGTGAGGATGTTGTCCTGGAACAGGGGCTCATTCAGAACGGCGTCGCCTACGACCCCCTGGAAGTCGTCCAGGCGTTCCACTTCATACTGCAGATTCTGTTGCAGGAATTTCTGCAGACCGGCCAGCTTGAAACCGTTACCGGTACCGTACACTTTTGAGATTTTGGCATCACGGTTGACACTTGAGAAGTAACCGATCGAACGTTGGATTTCAGAGACGTATTCATTGAATACCGGTCGCAGTGCCTGAAAGACAGCGCGAGGATCTTCTGAGCGTGTTGCATTACATTTAAGGTGTTCGGCTTTTGCGAACGTCAGTTTCATCTCTTTGGTCAAAGCGCGTGTAAAGTGGTTACCGCCAATGGGGACATTGCGGATCCAGATTTTATTACCATTGGTCACCATGAGTGTGGTACTGTCAGCGCCCATGTCGACGACGATGGCAGATTCTTCCGGATTGCCTTCAAAGTCCTGGCCGACCCGCATGCCCAGAGAGTCATAACAAAGCGTATTATAAAGTCCCAGGGGCGCGATCTGAATCAGTTCCACTTCTATTTTGCGTTTCAGAAATGGTTGTAGTGCATGCAGCACCTGATCGCGTTTCATGGCGAAGATACCGACCTCGGCATCCAGCATGTAGCCACTCTCTTCGATGCCACCGCCAAGAGGCTGGTAATCCCAGATCACGTCTTCCAGCGCGAAAGGAATCTGCTGCTTGGCTTCGTATTTCACAATCTCCGGAACCCGGTTGGATTGAACGGGGGGCAATTGAATGAAACGCGCCAGTGAAGTCTGGCCGGGCACACTGATGGCAATCAGGTCGCCATTGGTTTCATTGCGAGACAGGAATGTGTCCAGAGCCTGGCCGATCAGTTCATCGGGAACGGCATCGGGCTGGCTGAGAATTTTCGGGTGTGGAATGTAGTCGAAGGCAACCGCAATCACCTGGTCGGCGGCTTCTGCATACCGCAGGCGAATCGCTTTTAAGCCCGCCTGGCCAATTTCAATACCCCAAACAGCTTGATTTTCTGCCATGTGTCTGGTCACTCCTGCTTTCCGGAACTGAGGCGACCACTGGCCGTCCGATAGAACCGGAATGTAATAAGAAAATAATTTTACGAGGTGAAACCCTGCCGGTTGAGAGAGCTTGAACAACAGGCAGAATGTATCAGATCTATTCAGTTTCAGTCAGGATAGGCTCGGGAATGATTTGAGATGCAATAATTCCCTAACATAAGGCTATCACAGGATTTCCTATAAAGTCAATGAAATAACTGATGTTTGAAAACGACTTCATAAAAATTAATATAAACCGTTATAATTGATAACTATGATTACCAGGGCATGCCGTAATGAATGGCCCTGATAATTGTGTCAATACGTCAGATATTTGTTGCTTTCATCCGATTGGACGGAACACAAATTACAGGAGTTCCCACTAACCTGGTTATTATTACGAATTTATCAGTTTTTTTGCTGGATCTGAGCTGCATCTTTTCAGCGCAATTGTAAATTCACCAGTAGAACGGTGCGTTCTTAACTGTCGATTTCAAAGTGGGTTAGATGGTCTTTTCACTTTTAGTCGACTCAGGGACATGCAGCACTATAGATACTTGCCAATTGTTTGCTTATGCTAGACTGTGTCCAGGTTGACTGTTGCGTTTCCAGGGCCATTTGGACCGAGTATACTAGAATCTGAGACATGATGGGGTAAATGTGAAGCGACTGGGATTCTGTCGGAAGTAATGAATGCCTGAACGCTGCTCCCATTGAGTTCAGTTAATTATGTAAAGCATTGTGATTCAATGACATACAATGATATTGTTGTGCTGATTCCCTGTCATAGCCTTGATGATTTTCCAACGGAACTGGATGAAAAAGAGGCAGAGAGTCTACTGAATGCGTTTGCCGTGGCCTGGCACCCGGAACTGCTTGCATCCTCGCGTGTCATTCCCAGCTGGCATCGGTCTGATGAGCCCCCCCAGTTTCTGGCAGATCGCCTGCTGCTTGTTCCCAAAACCTCTGAAGACTGGCTTCCTTACGGCTGGATTGAAGAGGCAGAAGCAAATGGAGCGACTGTCGTCAGCGGGAAAATTCACCGGGAAGAAATGACAGAAGCCGCTCTGCTCCCCCTTCGTTCAGTTGAAGCAGGAGCGGAAACGACTCAGAAACCGGAATTATCCAGCGAGTTGGTCGCCGATTTTCATGCGCTGGGATTCTGCTATATCCAGCTGGAACTGTTGACGCGCTGTATGCATCACTTCAGCAGTCTGGATGAAGCGACGATTCAACGGGAAGCCATTGCGGCTGCCGATGCCGTCCTGGCAGATGATAATGAGGCAGCACGCGCCCATCTCAAAGCCTGTTTTGAAGTACTGCTGGAAAACCGTGAGCGGTTTTATCCGATTGACTGTTACCTGATTGATCTGTGTCTGCTGACGCCGGAATGGGCGAATGCATCATTAAAACAGTCGATTAAAAATGAACGCCCTTTCAATATTCTGGTCAGTGGGGACGATCTGGAAACAATCGCCAGTCAGGATTCCGAGCTGATTTCGCTGTTAACCAAAAGCTGTCAGGATCGCGAAAGCGAAGTAATTGGTGGTGAGCAGGATCAGATATCAACGCCCGTTGTCCCGGTGGAATCGATCATCTGGCAATTACAGTCTGGTACGAAAACCGTTCAGAAATTAGTCGGAATGACTCCTACAACCTGGGCGCGACGTCGCTTCGGGCTGGCTTCCGTACTGCCGATGCTGTTGCATCGTTTTGGTTTTCACTCGGCTTTGCATCTGGTGCTGGATGACGGGATTTACCCCGATTACGAACAGAGTAAAATTCACTGGGAGGGATCAGACGGCACCATTCTGGATGCGTTTTCCCGGATTCCCATGTCTGCGGAAGGCGCTGCCGGGTATCTGCGATTTCCCCAGAGAATGGCGGAATCGATGGAAGAAGACCAGGTGGGCGCATTGATGTTTGCGCACTGGCCTGATGTGAAATCGCCTTTTTTTGAAGACTTTAAACGCATCCATCAGTACGCGCCCGTCCTGGGCAGCTTTGTACTTCTGAATGACTTTTTTCAGAACACGGAGTCATCGGGAAGGCACTCCTCTTACGACGCACGAGAATATCTGTCCCCCTTCCTGAGCCAGCTGGTTGCGATGCGTAAACCGGATCCTCTCAGTCGCTTCATCAATCATTTTGTCCGTCACGACGAATTCACGGCAGGACGCTGGTTTCACACGGTGGCACGGGCCATCTATGGGAAACCGGTAGAGGATGTAGCACTGTTGAAGATCGAACAGGATATTGAACGCGGGCATCCTGATGCCGATGAAAGTGCAACTGTTAAGGCGGTTCAGTCGCTGCAGGGGTTTTGTGATGACGGTGTCGAACAACTGGCAAAGATCATTCTGCAAGGGGCTGAACAGCATCAGAGTGGAGTGCTGTTATTAAATTCGCTGTCATTCTCGCGGCGGGTCGTAGTGGATCTGCCTGGTTTTGCGCACGAACCGATAGCCCATCCTGCTGTCAAGTCAACACAATTTGATGAAACGCGAAAGCAGGCGGTCGTGGAACTTCCTGCTGCGGGTTTTGTCTGGTTGCAGCCAGGTCAGATCTCTGCGACACCGCCTAAGAGCAGTGTACCCATTGCAGAACCATTGCTGTTACGGAATGAATTTTTTGAAGTGCATATCCATGAAGAAACCGGTGGGATTGCACAGATCAAAGAGTATGGCCGCAAGCCAAATCGACTGAGCCAGCAGTTGGCGTATCGCTTCCCCTATCAACGTAATATTTCCACTCCCGGTGCCTTAGGTGACTGGGATACAAAAACTCCTTACTCCGCGACGCGGGCGGTCAAGGTAGAGCTGACCTGCGCAGGTCCGGGTCTGGGGGAGATCGTAACCACCGGAGAAATTTACGACCAGGTCAGTGATACGACACTGGCCACGTTTCGACAGACATTCCAACTCTGGCGTGGACGTCCGATCCTGGATGTGAAAATCGAACTGGAAGTGCAGACGCTGCCTGATGGCAATCCCTGGGATCATTATTATGCAGTCCGCTTTGCCTGGGGAGACAGTACGGCATCGCTCACACGGTCGCTGCTGGAAAGCGCGCATGCGTTCCAGGGGGAACGATTTGAAGGCCCGCACTACTTTGAAATTGCAGAGGGAGAAGAACGGGTTACGATACTGAATCACGGTTTGCCGTTTCATCGTAAAACCGGTCCACGCATGCTCGACAGTATGTTGATTGTGGAAGGCGAAACAAAACGCGAATTTCAGTTCTCGATTGCCATCAATCAGAATTTTCCCATGCAGATCGCGCGGAATGTCATGGTGCCGGCGGGCAATTATCCGAGTCAGGTCGGCCCTCCCCGCATGGGTGACCAGGGGTGGTTGTTCCATGTCTCAGTGAGCAATGTCCAGATTACCCGCGTCATGGATCTGCTGGAATCGACACATCAATCATCCCCTGCTCCGACTGGAGATTCATCGGGATTTGCAGTGCGTCTGATTGAGACCGAAGGGATTCACCGTTCTGTGAAACTCAGGTGCTTCAAATCTCCCGCGAGTGCCCGGCAGCGCGATTTTCATGGTAAAACAATCGTGGAATTACCCGTCGAAGAGGATGCGGTTTTAGTGGAAATGTCACCTTATGAAATCGCAGAAATTGAACTTATATTTCAGGGCTCCGTTTGAAAAATGATTGTGACAATTGATGGCCCCGCAGGTTCCGGAAAAAGTACAGCCGCAAAAGGGCTGGCTGACAGACTGGGGTTTGAATTTCTGGATACCGGTGCCATGTACCGTTGTGTTGCCTGGGCCGTGCTGCAAAAACAAGTCGACCCGGCTGATGAAGCCGCAGTTGTCGATCTCAGTCGGCAGATTCAGATATCGTTTTCAGATGCGCAGGTACTGGTGAATGATGAAGAGGTCACGGGATTGATACGCACCCCGGAAGTGACAGAGGTCGCCTCGGTGGTGGCCCAGTATCCGGGAGTGCGCGAAGAACTGGTCCGGCTGCAACGCGATGCTGCTTCTGGTAC is from Gimesia maris and encodes:
- the pilM gene encoding type IV pilus assembly protein PilM: MAENQAVWGIEIGQAGLKAIRLRYAEAADQVIAVAFDYIPHPKILSQPDAVPDELIGQALDTFLSRNETNGDLIAISVPGQTSLARFIQLPPVQSNRVPEIVKYEAKQQIPFALEDVIWDYQPLGGGIEESGYMLDAEVGIFAMKRDQVLHALQPFLKRKIEVELIQIAPLGLYNTLCYDSLGMRVGQDFEGNPEESAIVVDMGADSTTLMVTNGNKIWIRNVPIGGNHFTRALTKEMKLTFAKAEHLKCNATRSEDPRAVFQALRPVFNEYVSEIQRSIGYFSSVNRDAKISKVYGTGNGFKLAGLQKFLQQNLQYEVERLDDFQGVVGDAVLNEPLFQDNILTFTVPYGIALQALQQTTIRTTLLPPEIATARKIRRKKPWAVVAAAALMIGLCISAVGYSNVANSVSQDRFGAVETKVKNLKQQVGGYDSAYKGEETEYTSLIEQGNKLVWNMDSRADWLEIYKAIDECLPRDVGDEIDNEQIEKRNRIKLPGITVRHEKDLGTWFQGLSPQAKSLLPKIDQDTPPEGEGYVFTLNGVHYHNDESKPTTDVGVLYVHETLLKNLQSWTVKNPGSNPVDVRKMGITHPVILKDNREPFEFYPNGRPRGTRHGGEGRFAGRSGGFGGLGGGGVGLANDEASFAGGLGGGVGRPRIGNNRPEKEVKPINLQRTQFTLEFIWKPIPVLERQETPPDAPATEGEEATAEAG
- the cmk gene encoding (d)CMP kinase, which produces MIVTIDGPAGSGKSTAAKGLADRLGFEFLDTGAMYRCVAWAVLQKQVDPADEAAVVDLSRQIQISFSDAQVLVNDEEVTGLIRTPEVTEVASVVAQYPGVREELVRLQRDAASGTNIVSEGRDQGTVVFPDAFCKFFLVADPEERARRRHEELQSEGKDITVDEILQQIYQRDQRDEQRDVAPLKAADDALEIDTSAVTIDEVLDRLEQTVRERISSLSQ